The window GAACACCCAGGAGGCGAGCACGACCAGGACCGTGAGTAACACGAACGGCGACTGGCCGAACGCGACCGTGGCGACGCTCTCGAGTCCGGGACTCGAGCGACTGCCCCAGATGACGGCCGCCGTAAACGGTGCGAACCCGAGACCGAGGAACCAGACCGCCAGGCCCGCGACGATCTGATCCGCCTTGTACCGGATCAGCAGGACGGCGAAGACGACGGTCAGCAATGCCGTGACGATCGTCGCGGCGAGGACGGCGACCCAGACGTGGCCCTGCGAGGGCGACGTCCCTCCGAGGAAGTACATCGTCGCTGCGGCACTGAACGCGCCGAAGATCATGAATCCCTCGAGGCCGATGTTGAACACGCCGCTTTTTTCGGCGTACAGCCCACCGATAGCCGCGAGCGCGATCGGTGTCGCCATCTCGAGCGACCGGGTTATGAACCCGTACGTGAAGATCCGTCGGACCGTTACCAGGAGTTCGTCGGGCGACACGTCGAACCGAAGCGCCAGTACTGCGCTGCCGACGAGCAGGGAGAGCACCAGGAGCGTCCCGATTCGAACTCTGTTTCGCGTCACGTCTTCGGCGAGACTCATTCCGCGTCACCTCCTAGGCCCGTCCGCTGTGCGAGCATCCGGAACAGTTCCGGGACGGCGACGAACAGGACGACCAGTCCGACGATGCCGTCGATCAACTGGACGGGCACGTCGCTGTTGATCTGGACGTGTGAGCCGGCCGACTCGAGGCCGCCGAACAGCAGTCCCGCGGGGATGACGCCGACGGGGTTGTTCGCCGCAAGCAGACTGACCGCGATGGCGTCGAACCCGTAGTTGCCGATCCCCGACGGATCGGTGAAGTACCCCTGGATCATGATCGCGAAGATCGCACCCGCCAGGCCGGCGACCATCCCGGAGAAGGTCATCGTCGAGACGATCATCCGTTTCGCGTCCACGCCCGAGTAGGTCGCGGCGCGCTCCTGGTGGCCGCTGGTCACCATGTCGTAGCCGAACCGGGTTCGGGTCATGATCGCGGCGACGAGCGCGACGACCGCGAGCGTGACGACGATCCCGACGATGGAGAGGTTCGGATCGTCGAACAGGATCGACGGAAACCCGACGTTGTCCGGAAGTCGCTCTGTTCGGGTCGCCGTCGCCTCCGGATCGCCGAACCGGCCGGCGACGAGCCAGCCGACGAACCCGATGGCGATGAAGTTCAGCATGATCGTCGTGATGATCTCGTTCGCGTCGCCGTAGGCCTTCAACACGCCCGGGAACGCGGCGTACAGGCCGCCGGCGACGATGGCCGCGACCGTCCCGACGACGACCAGTACGACGCCGCCGATCGTCCCCTCGGGCAGGTACGGCGCGAGCGAGACGATCGTGACGACGGTCGTGAAGCCGCCGACGACGAACTGTCCCTGGACGCCGATGTTGAACACGCCCGCACGGAAGGCGATGGCTACGGCGACCCCGGCGAGCACGAAAAGCACCGAGTACCGCAGCGTCCGCGCCACAGCCCGGCCGCTCCCGAACGAGCCGACGATCAACTGATAGGCGAACCGCGCCGGGTTGTGCCCCGCCGCCGCGACGATCACCAGGCCGATGAGCAACGCAAGCGCCGTCGACGCGATCGCGATGCCGATCCGCTCGAGGACGGACGCCTCGAGCATCCGCGATGCCGCGCGATCGAGCACCGAACTACCCGTTCGCTCGCTCACGCCTGAACACCTCTATCGGTCTCGCCGTCGCTCGTCTCCTCGAGCGACTGGCCGGCCATCAGCAGGCCGATCTCCTCCTCGGTGACCGCCTCCGGATCGACGATGTCGATGAACTCACCTTCGTACATGACCGCGATGCGGTCGGCCAGTTTCCGGATCTCTTCGAGCTTCGAGGAGACGACGACGATCGCCAGTCCCTCGTCACGGAGTTCGATCAGTCGATTGTGGATGAACTCGATCGAGCCGATGTCGACCCCACGGGTCGGGTGGGAGGCGATCATGACCTCCGGGTCGTGTCCGATCTCCCGACCGACGATGAACTTCTGCTGGTTCCCGCCGGACAGCGACGCCGCGTCGGTGTCGGGATTTGGCGGCTGGACGTCGAACTCCTCGATGATCTCTTCTGCATGGCGTCTGACCGCAGACCAGTCGAGGATCCCGTCGTCGGCATACGGCTCGACGGTCTGGTTCCCGAGCAGGGCGTTCCGGACGAGCGTGTAGTCCTGGACGAGCCCCTCGGTCTGTCTGTCCTCGGGGATGTAGGCGATGCCGGCTTCGATCCGGTCTCGACGGCTCATCCCGGTGATCTCCGTCCCTCGGAGCCGAACGGCGCCGTCCTCGACGGACCGAAGACCGGTGATCCCCTCGACGAGTTCGCTCTGGCCGTTCCCCTGAACGCCGGCGATGCCGAGAATTTCGCCCTCACGGACGGTCAGATCGACCCCGTGGACGGACTCGCGACCGCGATCGCTCCGCATTCGGAGTTCCTCGACCTCGAGGACGGAATCGCCGGTGCTCGTCTCTCGAGAGAGTCGGTCGAACACGACCTCGCGGCCGACCATCATTCTCGCCAGGTCCTGTTCGGTGGCCTCGTCGGCGGGGACGGTGCCGACGGCTTCGCCGTCCCGGAGGACGGTGATCTCGTCGGCGACCGAGAGCGCCTCATCGAGTTTGTGAGTGATGAAGATCAGCGATCGGCCGTCGTCCCGGAGATCGGTCATGACGTCGATCAGGCTCTCGACTTCCTGTGGCGTCAGCACTGCCGTCGGCTCGTCGAGGATGAGGACCTCCGCACCGCGGTAGAGGCTCTTGACGATCTCGACGCGCTGCTGGATGCCGAGGTCGAGTTCTTCGACCGGCGAGTCCAGATGCCGATCGACGTCGAAGTCGTACCGCGAACAGATCGCTTCGATCTCCTCGCGTGCGGCCGCCTCGTCGACCAGCCCGTTCTCGGTCGGCTCGTGGCCCAGTACGACGTTCTGAAGTACCGTCATCGGTTTCACGAGCTGGAAGTGCTGGTGGATCATGCCGACCCCGGCCTCCATCGCGTCCTTGGGCGACTCGAACGTCCGCGGTTTCCCGTCGACGTGGATCGTCCCCTCGTTCTGGTCGTAGAGCCCGTAGAGAACGCTCATGAGGGTCGTCTTCCCGGACCCGTTCTCGCCGAGCAGGGCGTGAATCGACCCCTGGGAGACGGTGAGGTCGACGTCGTCGTTGGCGACGACGTCACCGAACCGCTTGGTGATCCCCTCGAGGTGGACTGCGGGCGGCGTACTATCTCTCGTCATTTCTGGATGTGTACATGCGAATGAAAAGCGGCGGTCGTTAGCAGCTGGTCGGCCCGCAGGTCAGTTCGATTTCGTCGTTTTCGAACGCTTCCTTCGCGTCCGCCAGA of the Halobiforma lacisalsi AJ5 genome contains:
- a CDS encoding ABC transporter permease: MSLAEDVTRNRVRIGTLLVLSLLVGSAVLALRFDVSPDELLVTVRRIFTYGFITRSLEMATPIALAAIGGLYAEKSGVFNIGLEGFMIFGAFSAAATMYFLGGTSPSQGHVWVAVLAATIVTALLTVVFAVLLIRYKADQIVAGLAVWFLGLGFAPFTAAVIWGSRSSPGLESVATVAFGQSPFVLLTVLVVLASWVFLYRTQYGYWVQAAGENPEALDTAGIDVNRVRYATVIFSGAMAGLGGAVLLAHAGNFVGTGETMVDGRGWIGIVAYLFGNYNPIGAAAAALLFGALDMLNVQFQTVGIEASARLVNLLPYAAVIVVLSAWGKTRMPSSVGEPYESEE
- a CDS encoding ABC transporter permease, giving the protein MLEASVLERIGIAIASTALALLIGLVIVAAAGHNPARFAYQLIVGSFGSGRAVARTLRYSVLFVLAGVAVAIAFRAGVFNIGVQGQFVVGGFTTVVTIVSLAPYLPEGTIGGVVLVVVGTVAAIVAGGLYAAFPGVLKAYGDANEIITTIMLNFIAIGFVGWLVAGRFGDPEATATRTERLPDNVGFPSILFDDPNLSIVGIVVTLAVVALVAAIMTRTRFGYDMVTSGHQERAATYSGVDAKRMIVSTMTFSGMVAGLAGAIFAIMIQGYFTDPSGIGNYGFDAIAVSLLAANNPVGVIPAGLLFGGLESAGSHVQINSDVPVQLIDGIVGLVVLFVAVPELFRMLAQRTGLGGDAE
- a CDS encoding ABC transporter ATP-binding protein; protein product: MTRDSTPPAVHLEGITKRFGDVVANDDVDLTVSQGSIHALLGENGSGKTTLMSVLYGLYDQNEGTIHVDGKPRTFESPKDAMEAGVGMIHQHFQLVKPMTVLQNVVLGHEPTENGLVDEAAAREEIEAICSRYDFDVDRHLDSPVEELDLGIQQRVEIVKSLYRGAEVLILDEPTAVLTPQEVESLIDVMTDLRDDGRSLIFITHKLDEALSVADEITVLRDGEAVGTVPADEATEQDLARMMVGREVVFDRLSRETSTGDSVLEVEELRMRSDRGRESVHGVDLTVREGEILGIAGVQGNGQSELVEGITGLRSVEDGAVRLRGTEITGMSRRDRIEAGIAYIPEDRQTEGLVQDYTLVRNALLGNQTVEPYADDGILDWSAVRRHAEEIIEEFDVQPPNPDTDAASLSGGNQQKFIVGREIGHDPEVMIASHPTRGVDIGSIEFIHNRLIELRDEGLAIVVVSSKLEEIRKLADRIAVMYEGEFIDIVDPEAVTEEEIGLLMAGQSLEETSDGETDRGVQA